The genomic stretch TTTAACCGCTCCTCTTTATATTCTGCCAATACCGGCAACTGCGTAACTCCTATTTTTTTAGCACGCACATTATAAAACAGTTTCTATCCTATTTAACGCCCAACGCGCAGTTGACGAGGTAGCTCAGGAACCTCCCCTACGGCTAAAATCGAGGTGGTTCTCTCACTGGCATCCGGTGAAATCAATTAGCCTAAGATGTTCATTAAGAGGTCTATAGAGATTATAATTCAAGGGATACAGTAGTTTATCCTACATCTTACATCGAGTTCACGTTGATCTATGAAATTGGACGAAGAATTCAAACAAGAAGCAAGCGAGTTACTCACCAAATTTGAGGATACTCTACTTGACCTGGAAACATCTCCCAATGATGATGAGTTGGTCGATAGCGCTTTTCGGACGTTACACTCGCTTAAAGGAGCAGGGATGATGTTCGGGTGGGATGATTTCGCCGCATTTATCCATCGGGTAGAGACGATTCTAGTTAGAGTGCGCAACGGAGTATTAATCGTCACGCCTGAATTAGTAACGTTAGGGTTGCTCGTGGCCGATCACATCCGTGAACTCCTGATGCGTCCAGGAGAAATTGATCTTAGCCGTGGCGAGGCATTGCTGACCGCAGTTGCCAAACAGACCACTATTGAATCTTCCAATCTGACACCAACGATAACGAATCATCATAATATTACAATCAATAATTACACCACCCCTCGTCTTGATGACTGGGCAATGATCTCTACTCCGACCAATAAGGAGAGGGACTCAACAATCGAGAATAGTACCCTGCGCGTCCCGACGGAAAAGCTCAACTACCTGATGAACCAAATAACTGAATTAGTTATCGTCCAGGAGCGGCTCTCCCGCGTGATTACCAACGAAACTAACCCACTCATAAAATCTATCGCTGAGGATTTTGCACGCTTGGCCGTCGAGATACGCGACACTACTATGACCTTGCGTATGTTGCCGATTAGCGCGCTGTTCAAACGCTTTCGACGGGTAGTTCACGATCTGTCCCGCGAGTTAGGCAAAAAAGTGGAAATCACAATGTCGGGTGAGACGACGACCATTGATAAACTTTTAATTGATGGACTTCACGATCCTCTATTGCACATCATCCGCAATGCCATTGACCACGGTATCGAACTTCCGGCGCAACGCGTAGCTGCTGGTAAACCAACGGTTGGGCTGTTGCGGTTTGGAGCGTCCCGTTCTACGGAAGGGGTAACCATCACCATTGAAGATGATGGACGTGGCCTTGATTACGATGCCATCCGTGTCAAAGCTGAGAACTATGGCCTCATTTGGCCTGGCCAAGAGATTAGTACGAATAATCTATTGAATTGCGTCTTCTATGCAGGCTTCTCAACCGCGCACGAAGTGACCAATATTTCTGGTCGTGGCGTCGGCATGAATGTAGTCAAGCGCGCTATTGATAATCTGCACGGCGTTATTGAGTTAAAGAGTGAACCGGGCAGGGGTACCACGGTCATCCTCAAGCTACCGAAACTAAAAACGGACAATTAAATTTTTCCAAAATCAAATGGTTCCATTAAAAAGTTTCCACCGCCTGGCCCTTACCCCAGGAGAACCTGCGGGTATTGGGCCGGACTTATGCGTGCGCTTGGTTCAGGATGCCCTGCCCGCCGAACCTGTGGCAGTAGCCGATCCCGGTCTGCTGGAACGACGGGCGGCTCAACTGGGTTTACCCCTACAACTGTACTCTTTCGATCCTTTACGGCCTCAGTTCCCGCATCGCCCCGGAGAGTTGGGAATTGTGCCCGTTCCTTTACGTGTCACGGAAAAATCGGGGCATCTTAACCCTACCAATGCTGCTTATGTCTTGGATACCCTTAGTAACGCAGTAGCTTTGTGTCAGGCGAAAAATCTGGATGCGCTGGTAACTGGACCGGTGCATAAGGGGGTAATCAACGAGGCCGGCATTCCTTTCAGTGGTCATACCGAGTTTCTTGCGGCGCTGACCGGTGCCACGACGGTGGTAATGATGTTGGCTATTCCCGGACTGCGCGTGGCCTTGGCGACTACTCATCTGCCACTTCACAAGGTAAGCGCCGTTCTTACTTATGATTATCTCACTGCGGTGCTTAGTATCCTGCACGATAACCTGATACAACGCTTTGGTCTTCAAGACCCGCGCATCTTGGTGTGCGGACTTAATCCGCACGCCGGCGAGGAGGGATATCTGGGGAGAGAGGAAATTGATGTGATCGCTCCGGTCGTAGCGGCTTTGCGGGCGCAAGGGATGGATTTGGTCGGTCCCTTGCCCGCCGACACTGCCTTTATTCCAGGTCGTCTTGCTACAGCAGCGGCGGTGTTGGCCATGTATCACGATCAGGGACTGCCCGTGCTCAAGCATCTAGGCTTTGGACGAGCCGTTAATATCACCCTTGGATTACCTATCGTGCGTACTTCAGTGGATCATGGCACCGCATTGGATCTGGCCGGCAGTGGCCGGGCAGATCATGGCAGCCTGGTTGCAGCCTTCACCCTTGCTTTACGTTTGGCGGACAAGGCAATCTGCAACAACCTACTTTGATAAAAATTAAATTGTGGATAATCGTAGGCAATAGATTGCATCCCTAGCACCCAATGGTCCAGGAGCGCCGTCCCAGCCGTTACCCAATCGGTCATAGCACACCAGTGCCGTTTGAGGCCCTAACCGACAAAGTGCGGTATAACTCGTGGTTATTGCCAGACTAGTGCAATCCGTATCGAAACAGCGTGCGTGGTCGCCGATCGTGGCGTTGTGGTGGGCAGCCAGATCGAATGTTTGCCAGGCACGACCATGTCGAGACGCCCACAAGCTCAGGCCTGGCCTGCCGCCGGTTAGCAGCAGGGTGCCATCGGCGAAACGAATCCCCTGGGGTTTGACCGATCCCATTCCCGACAGTGGACGAGGCCGGGTCCAATGATGGCCATTATCAACACTGTCACTATGATGATAGTCCTGACCTTCTCCACTATCGATCCGATAGATGCAAACCAGCTTGCTATCAGGAAGGATAATAGTCGTGGCTTCGCTAGGTCCTTCCAAAACCCAGGGAAAATTTTTTCCATCAGCCAGGCACGCTCGAAACGACCATGAATTCCCGCTATCACGACTCGTCATTCCCAGCAGAGAATAACGTCTTTCTCCCTCAAAACAACCATATAGTGTTGTAAACAAGGCACCATCTGCCAGTTCAACTACATTGCTTCCGGTCGCCATGCGAAGTCCGCCATGAGGATGGCTGGCTACCTCTCTGGGAAAGCCATCAAATCGCACCTCCTGGGAAACAGCGGTAATGACACCGCTGCTTTCGAGACTGACCCGCGTTCCGGTTGCAATGGCTGCGCGGTGGTTGCCAGACGCAAGAGGAGCAAGCTCATAAGGTAGCAGGAGGGTTTCCCGTGGCCCAATCTGGACCGAGGACAGGGCATAACGTGCTATCTCGGGAACTTGCCGCCAGACACGCCCAGCGTCCCGGGATAAATAAGCAGACACGGGCCATACTCCCTGTGGTTCGTCGGCGCTGACTGCGGCGAGGCACAGGATCTCCTCACCCAACAGGTGCAGCGTTGGAAACCATAAATGTCGAGAACGTTCATCCACCAATAGGGGAGTTTCCAGGCTTAACAAAGGACGGTACCTTTTATTGGTCATCAAAGTTTCCGAGAAACCTCGCCCTTGAGGGCGAAGAGGAAAGGAGACGGTTTTGCAATCGTTGAAAAAATACTGATTTTTTTCTGGCGATCAGCCCTTACGTGGCCCAAGCGACGCATATTCAGCCAGTCGTCGCCTGAAAACTGTCGCGGCTGATAGTCAACCTAAGTTGTTCAACATATTAAGGAGTCCATTTTGATCCAGATTGACCGATTGGTTGTACCCTCCAGTGTCCCTGAAGAAGACGCCGTTGATCAGGCGATACGCCCACAGCGTCTAGCGGATTATTTTGGCCAGCCAGCGGTGCGAGAACAGATGGAAATTTTCATCCCGGCGGCGCGAGCGCGCCGCGAGGCGCTGGATCATGTGCTCATTTTTGGTCCGCCGGGCCTGGGTAAGACCACCCTCGCGCATATCGTTTCCCGAGAATTAGGAGTAAATCTGCGCCATACTTCCGGCCCGATTCTGGACCGTCCCGGCGACCTGGCGGCAATTCTTACCAATCTGGAGCCTCGGGATGTATTGTTCGTGGATGAAATCCACCGCTTGAGTCCAGTGGTGGAAGAGGTTCTGTACCCGGCCATGGAGGATTTTCAGATCGACCTCATCATTGGCGAAGGACCTGCAGCGCGTTCCATTAAATTAGATCTTCCCCCTTTCACCTTAGTGGGCGCGACGACCAGGGCCGGATTGCTTACCTCACCGTTGCGAGACCGTTTCGGCATCGTGCAACGTTTAGAGTTTTACAGTATTGAGGATCTGACTCGAATCGTGACCCGCGCTGCCGCCATTCTTGGCGTGAGGATTGAAGCCGCAGGTGCTGCCCAGATTGCTCGTCGTGCGCGGGGTACGCCCCGCATCGCTAATCGTCTCCTCCGTCGAGTGCGGGATTATGCCCAGGTAAAAGCCAATGGCATCATCAGCGACACCGTCGCGGATCGAGCGCTCACTTTGTTAAATGTGGATGATAAGGGCTTTGATATGATGGATCGCAAACTTTTGTTGGCGATCATCGACAAGTTCGATGGCGGACCGGTGGGGCTAGATAACCTCGCTGCGGCCATCGGCGAGGAGCGCGGGACCATCGAGGATGTATTGGAACCCTATCTCATTCAACAAGGTTTTTTGATGCGTACTCCTCGCGGACGAGTGGCAACCCGCACCACCTATCAACATTTTGGCTTAAATCCTATAGGAGTTACGCAATTGAAGTTGTAACTCTATAAAAGGTAGGAGTTACGCAGTTGAATTTGTAACTCTATACAGGATTGAGTTTTTTCTGTCATTCTGCGCGGAGGTCGCGTTAGCGACCGGAGTCGCAGAATCTATGTAAATGGATTCTGCGACTCCGCTTCGCTGCGCGCAGAATGACTTCCTATTTTTCAACTGCGTAACTCCTAAAAAGATCGAATTTTTTCTTTTCTGTCATTCTGCGCGAAGGACGCATTAGCGCCTCATCGCACTAATGCCCTAAAAGCGCCTGAAGATCTTTGAGATCCACGGGTTTGAGTAGATGATGGTCAAAACCGGCACGCTGGGCGCGCTCGGCGTCGTGATCTTGGCCATAACCCGTCACTGCCACCAGGCGCAGATTTTTATGCCGGTGTTCGGTGCGCAAACGCCGCGCTACTTCGTAGCCGTCCATGTCGGGCATGGCAATGTCAAGAAAAACGATATGAGGCATAAAATCCCTAACCACATCTAGGGCCATGTGTCCATCTAGTACCACTCTTACGTCATGCCCCAGCACTTCCAGCAAGGCACCAAAAGAAATGGCCACGTCCTCATTGTCATCCACCACTAGAATCCGACTTATTGGTGTGCTTTCGGCTAAATGAACTAGGGGAGATTCGTTAGGCTCCTCCACTGGTGGGGGTGCCATGGGTAAACGTAGTATGCGTTTATTGCCTTGCCCAGGTCCCAGATAGACTGCATCAACGGTTCCACCATGGAGTTCCACCACGCGCCGGACCACGGCCAACCCAATTAGCGGCTCTCTTTCCGATTCCAGCGGCTGCTCCAAATCTGACGGAATTTCTCCATAGAGATCAAAGATACGCGCCAACAGGTCGGGAGGAATCTCACGACCATAGTCTTGTATTGTAATGACGATCTCCATTCTATCCTGAAGCACGCCAAGGCAAAGATGTCCATCTG from Gammaproteobacteria bacterium encodes the following:
- a CDS encoding hypothetical protein (Evidence 5 : Unknown function) codes for the protein MKLDEEFKQEASELLTKFEDTLLDLETSPNDDELVDSAFRTLHSLKGAGMMFGWDDFAAFIHRVETILVRVRNGVLIVTPELVTLGLLVADHIRELLMRPGEIDLSRGEALLTAVAKQTTIESSNLTPTITNHHNITINNYTTPRLDDWAMISTPTNKERDSTIENSTLRVPTEKLNYLMNQITELVIVQERLSRVITNETNPLIKSIAEDFARLAVEIRDTTMTLRMLPISALFKRFRRVVHDLSRELGKKVEITMSGETTTIDKLLIDGLHDPLLHIIRNAIDHGIELPAQRVAAGKPTVGLLRFGASRSTEGVTITIEDDGRGLDYDAIRVKAENYGLIWPGQEISTNNLLNCVFYAGFSTAHEVTNISGRGVGMNVVKRAIDNLHGVIELKSEPGRGTTVILKLPKLKTDN
- the pdxA gene encoding 4-hydroxythreonine-4-phosphate dehydrogenase, coding for MVPLKSFHRLALTPGEPAGIGPDLCVRLVQDALPAEPVAVADPGLLERRAAQLGLPLQLYSFDPLRPQFPHRPGELGIVPVPLRVTEKSGHLNPTNAAYVLDTLSNAVALCQAKNLDALVTGPVHKGVINEAGIPFSGHTEFLAALTGATTVVMMLAIPGLRVALATTHLPLHKVSAVLTYDYLTAVLSILHDNLIQRFGLQDPRILVCGLNPHAGEEGYLGREEIDVIAPVVAALRAQGMDLVGPLPADTAFIPGRLATAAAVLAMYHDQGLPVLKHLGFGRAVNITLGLPIVRTSVDHGTALDLAGSGRADHGSLVAAFTLALRLADKAICNNLL
- a CDS encoding putative Sialidase domain-containing protein (Evidence 3 : Putative function from multiple computational evidences), with amino-acid sequence MTNKRYRPLLSLETPLLVDERSRHLWFPTLHLLGEEILCLAAVSADEPQGVWPVSAYLSRDAGRVWRQVPEIARYALSSVQIGPRETLLLPYELAPLASGNHRAAIATGTRVSLESSGVITAVSQEVRFDGFPREVASHPHGGLRMATGSNVVELADGALFTTLYGCFEGERRYSLLGMTSRDSGNSWSFRACLADGKNFPWVLEGPSEATTIILPDSKLVCIYRIDSGEGQDYHHSDSVDNGHHWTRPRPLSGMGSVKPQGIRFADGTLLLTGGRPGLSLWASRHGRAWQTFDLAAHHNATIGDHARCFDTDCTSLAITTSYTALCRLGPQTALVCYDRLGNGWDGAPGPLGARDAIYCLRLSTI
- the ruvB gene encoding Holliday junction branch migration complex subunit RuvB, which gives rise to MIQIDRLVVPSSVPEEDAVDQAIRPQRLADYFGQPAVREQMEIFIPAARARREALDHVLIFGPPGLGKTTLAHIVSRELGVNLRHTSGPILDRPGDLAAILTNLEPRDVLFVDEIHRLSPVVEEVLYPAMEDFQIDLIIGEGPAARSIKLDLPPFTLVGATTRAGLLTSPLRDRFGIVQRLEFYSIEDLTRIVTRAAAILGVRIEAAGAAQIARRARGTPRIANRLLRRVRDYAQVKANGIISDTVADRALTLLNVDDKGFDMMDRKLLLAIIDKFDGGPVGLDNLAAAIGEERGTIEDVLEPYLIQQGFLMRTPRGRVATRTTYQHFGLNPIGVTQLKL